GATCGTCCACATCGAGGGTGGCAAGGCGGGTGGCCACCACTCCTGGGAGGACCTGGACGACCTGCTGCTGTCCACCTACGCCGAGCTGCGCAACCGCGCCAACGTGGTGGTGTGTGTCGGCGGCGGCATCGGCACCCCCGAGCGCGCGACGCAGTACCTCACCGGCGAATGGGCGGTTCCGCACGGCTACTCCGTGATGCCGCTGGACGGTGTGCTGGTCGGCACCGCGGCAATGGCGACGCTGGAAGCCACGACCGCGCCGGAGGTCAAGCAGCTGCTCGTGGACACTCCGGGTACCCCCGACTGGGTCGGTGCGGGCACCGCGTCCGGCGGAATGGCCTCGGGTCGTAGCCAGTTGGGCGCCGACATCCACGAGATCGACAACGCGGCCTCCCGCACCGGCCGCCTGCTCGACGAGGTCGCGGGCGACGCCGACGCGGTCGCCGGGCGCAGGGACGAGATCATCGCGGCGCTGAACGCCACCGCCAAGCCGTATTTCGGCGACGTGGCGACCATGACCTACCAGGACTGGCTGGAGCGCTACGTCGAGCTCGCGGTGGGCCTGGATCACCGCAAGGACTTCGACTGCGGCAGCGACATCGGCGACGCCATCGCCGAGGCGACCCGCTCGATCTGGCTGGACATCACCTGGCGTGACCGGTTCGCGGAGATGATGCGCCGCACCGAATCCCGGCTGCATCCGGCTGACCGCGGCGAGATCCCCACCCTGTTCGCGAGCGACGAGGACTTCGAGAACCCGGTTGCCGCGCTGTGCACGCTGAAGCAGCAGTACCCGGCTATGGCGCAGACGCTGCTGCATCCCGCCGACGTTCCGTTCTTCGTGGCGCTGTGCAAGACACCGGGTAAGCCGGTGAACTTCGTCCCGGTCGTCGACGGTGACGTGCGCCGCTGGTGGCGCTCGGATTCGCTGTGGCAAGCGCACGACCCGCGCTACTCGGCCGACCAGGTGTGCGTCATCCCCGGCACCGTCGCGGTCGCGGGCATCACCCGGGTCGACGAACCGGTAGGCGAGCTGCTGGACCGCTTCGAACAGGACACCGCGTACTCGCTGGTGCGTGCCGGCGTGGTCCCCGCGGCGGTCGACGCGCGCCGCACCGCGGACGTGACCAGCGGTCCGATCGACGCCGTGCTCGCCGCACCGGACGTGCAGTGGGCCGGTCGCACCGCCATCAGCCCCGTGCACCGTCTCGGCGATCTGACCGAATGGGTCGTCGACGGCAAGGGCGCGGTGCATCCGACCAGTGGCGCGACGCTCGTCGAGACCACAGGACCCGAGCCGGAGCACTCCTACGTCGAGCTGACCGTTCCGCTGTTGGCAGGCAACACGGTCCGCATCCGCATCACGGTTCCGGTATCCATCTACAACGGCGGCGCCCCGGTCGTCACGGAGGCCGACGCGGACGAGGCGATGGCCGCGCTACTCGCCGTCGCCGCCGGACAGGCGCTGCCGGAGGTGAAGGGCAAGGTCGCGCACGTGAACCTGGCCTGGACGCCGGATCTCATCGCCGACCACGCGGGTGTCACCGGCTCCGGCCTGCCCGCGTCGCTGAGCACGCTCGGCCGCACCGCCCCCGACGTGCTGGTCGGCGCCTGCTGGCCCGCCGTGTTCGCGGTGCTGGGCGCCGCGCGCACCGCCAACGGCGAAAGCGTCATCGAGGGCATGCTCGACCTGGTCCACCTGGACCACCAGATCCACCTCGCCGCGGACCTGCCCACCGAGACCAGCGTGCTCGCGGTCCGCGCGGAGGCGGGCGAGACCCTCGACACCGACCTGGGCCGGGTCGTCGAGGTGCATGTGCGGATCACCGCCATGCTGGACAAGCCCGAGACCGGGATGTCCATGCCGGTGCTGGCCACCCTCACCGAGCGCTTCGCGATCCGCGGACGCAATGGCTCGGGCGAGCTGACCGATCCGCCGCGCGCGGCGGGCACGGTGTCCGGCACGGCCAACGACACTCCGCGCAGGCGCCGCAGGGACGTCACCATGGTGGCCCCGCGCGCCATGCACGCGTTCGCGACCGTCTCCGGCGATCACAATCCGATCCACACCACCGATTCCGCCGCGAAGCTTGCCGGTCTCGGCAGCCCGATCGTGCATGGCATGTGGCTGTCGGCCGCCGCGCAGCACGCGGTGTCCGCGGTCGATCCGGACAGCTCGGTTCCCGCGCGGACGCTGATCGCGTGGACCACCCGCTTCCTCGGCATGGTCCGCCCCGGCGCGGAGATCGATGTGCGGGTGGAGCGCGTCGCGGTCGACGCGGGCAGCGAGATCATCGAGGTCTCCTGCCGGGCCGGCGGCGAACTGGTGATGACCGCGACCGGTCGCACCGCGGCGCCGAAGACCGTCTACGCCTTCCCGGGCCAGGGCATCCAGCGCAAGGGCATGGGCCTGGACGCCCGCTCCCGCTCGAAGGCCGCCAAGGAGATCTGGGAGCGCGCCGACAAGCACACCCGCGCGGCGCTCGGCTTCTCCATCCTGGCCGTGGTGCGGGACAACCCGACCTACCTGAAGGCGCGCGGCGTCGAGCACCGGCACCCGGACGGCGTGCTGCATCTGACCCAGTTCACCCAGGTCGCCATGGCGACCCTCGGCGTCGCCCAGGTGGCGGAGCTGCGCGAGGCCGGTGCGTTCGTCGAGGGCGCGATGCTCGCGGGCCACTCGGTCGGCGAGTACAACGCGCTCGCGGCCGTCGCCGGAGTGCTTCCGCTGGAAGCGGTGCTGGAGGTGGTGTTCCAGCGTGGCTCGGCAATGCACGAGCTGGTGCCACGGGACGCCAAGGGCCGCAGTGACTACCGGATGGCCGCCATCCGTCCCTCACAGATCGGGCTGCCCGACGACGAGGTGATCGACTTCGTCAACGGCATCGCTGAGCGGGTCGGCGAGTTCCTCGAGGTGGTCAACCTGAACCTGCGCGGCTCGCAGTACGCGATCGCGGGCACGGTGGCGGGCCTGGCGGCGCTGGAGGAGGAGATCGACCGGCGCCGTGCGGAATTCGGCGGTAGGCGTGCGTTCATCCTGGTGCCTGGTATCGACGTGCCCTTCCACTCCACTGTGCTGCGCAAGGGTGTTCCCGAGTTCCGGCAGAAGCTCGAGCAGTTGCTGCCCGCTGACCTGCAGCCGGAGACTCTGATCGGCCGCTACATCCCGAATCTGGTGCCCAAGCCGTTCACCCTGGAGCGCGCGTTCGTCCAGGAGATCGCGGATCTGGTGCCCTCCGAGCCGCTGGCCGCGGTGCTCGCCGACTTCGACACCTGGGCGGCCCGGCCGACCGACCTGTGCCGCGTGGTGCTTGTCGAGCTGCTCGCGTGGCAGTTCGCCAGCCCGGTGCGCTGGATCGAGACTCAGGACCTGCTGTTCACCGACGTCGCGCACGGCGGCCTCGGCGTCGAGCGGTTCGTCGAGATCGGTCTCGGCGTGACGCCGACGGTGGCCAACCTGGCAAGCCAGACGCTGAAGCTGCCTGCGTTCGACGCCGCCACGGTCGAGGTGCTCAACATCGAGCGCGAGGCCGCGCTCGTGTACTCGACCGATACCGACCCGGCACCGGTCGACGAGCCGGTCGAGGAGTCGGCGGCCACCGCTTCCGCGGCCCCCGTCGCGGCAGCCGCCCCGGTCGCGGCGCCCGCGCCGAGCTCTGGTGGCGCGCGTCCCGACGACATACCGTTCACCGCCGCCGACGCCACCCGCGTGCTGATCGCGCTGTGGACCAAGCTGCGGCTGGACCAGATCGGTCCGGTGGACACCATCGAGGGCCTGTGCGACGGCGTCTCGTCGCGGCGCAACCAGCTGCTGGTCGACCTCGGCTCCGAGCTCTCGCTCGGCGCGATCGACGGCGCGGCCGATGCCGACATGGGTGCGCTCTCTGTGACGGTGGGGCGGCTGGCGCGCACCTACAAACCGTTCGGCTCGGTGCTGAACGACGCTATCGGCGACCACCTGCGCAAGGTGTTCGGTCCGTCCGGCAAGCGCCCGGCCGCAATCGCCGAACGCGTGAAGAAGGTCTGGGAGCTCGGCGACGGGTGGGCCAGCCACGTGACCACCGAGGTGTCACTCGGCACCCGTGAGGGCACCAGCGTGCGCGGTGGCGACCTCGGCGGGCTGGTCTCCGGCGCGCTGGGTGACGCCGCATCGGTCGACGCGGCCATCGATGCCGCCGTGCAGGCCGTCGCGGCCCGTCGCGGTGTCGCGGTGTCGCTGCCTTCGGCGGGCGGTGGCGGCGGCGCGACCGTCGACGCGGCCGCGCTCGGCGAGTTCACCGAGCAGATCACCGGACGTGACGGCGTGCTCGCCACAGCCGCCCGGGTGGTGCTCGAACAGCTCGGTCTTTCCGAGCGGGTGTCCGCGCCGGAGGCGACCGACGACTCGCTGGTCGACCTGGTCTCGGCCGAACTGGGTTCGGACTGGTCGCGTCAGGTCGCGCCCGCGTTCGACGCGCGCAAGGCGGTGCTGCTGGACGACCGGTGGGCCACAGCGCGTGAGGATCTGGCCCGGCTCTGGCTGCTCGACGACGTCGGCTCCGCCGAAGGCCCGGTGACCGGATTCCTCGGTGCGGGCGAAGCCGTCGCGGCGCAAGCCGACTGGTGGCGTCAGCGTGCGAAGCACGAGGCACGTTCGGTGCTGGCCCGGACGTACGAGCGCATCGCCGAAGCGGCGCGGAGCACCGAAGAGCCCGGGCTCTGGTCGTCGGATGTCGCGGTGATCACCGGCGCGAGCAAGGGATCCATCGCGGCGGCGGTCGCCGGGCGTCTGCTCAGCGGTGGTGCCACGGTCGTGGTGACCACCTCGAGCCTGAACGACCAGCGCCTCGGCTTCTATCGGAAGCTGTACCGGGAGAACGCCCGCCACGGCGCCGCGCTCTGGGTCTTGCCCGCGAATATGGCGTCCTACCAGGACATCGACGAGCTGATCGACTGGGTCGGCACCGAGCAGGTCGACAACGCCGGCGGCGCGAAGATCAAGATCAAGGACGCGATGACCCCGACCCTGCTGCTGCCGTTCGCGGCGCCACGGGTGGCCGGTGACCTCGCGGACGCGGGCGGCCGCGCAGAGCTGGAGATGCGGGTGCTGCTCTGGTCGGTCGAGCGCCTGATCGGCGGACTGTCCAAGCTGGGCGCCGACCACGACGTGGACGCGAAACTGCATGTGGTGCTGCCGGGTTCGCCCAACCGGGGCCTGTTCGGCGGCGACGGAGCCTACGGCGAGTCGAAGGCGGCGCTGGACGCGGTGATCGGCAAGTGGCGGGCGGAGAAATCGTGGTCCGCCCGGGTCACCCTGGTGCAC
The DNA window shown above is from Nocardia sp. NBC_01730 and carries:
- a CDS encoding polyketide synthase; translated protein: MTINESTKTGTGRSAKVVGAAGKAAAGGARSPLLDRLLSGVPYALAFGGQGAQWLRELEEIGRDSALEPELTALVNEAAALLEPVAAQLLVVRPVGFDPIGWMLENELADTDEGETSAAPSEQVLRSAAVSMPGVLLTQVAAVRALRLHGLDTTEHAPAAVVGHSQGLLAAAAVEAGGRRDAELLAIAQMIGAAAGLVARRRGVMPVGDRSPMVAVSNVDPEQLRAVVVEVCAGLDPATAVVVSIRNGRRRAVLSGAPAQLERVRQRCAQLHDEQARERDAKVRGGSVFAPVFEDVSVDVAFHHPALADTVDLVTSWANQCAVDADLAGRLAQQILVDPVDWVGVVDGMISAGAQWILDLGPGDLLSRITSGSLKGTGVGMIAAATRAGQRSLLTPGAAPEPAAPWSAFAPRPVRLPNGRIVVETAFTRLTGRSPILLAGMTPTTVDAKIVAAAANAGHWAELAGGGQVTEQIFADRVAELKKLLHPGRAVQFNSLFLDPYLWKLQLGGKRLVQRARTAGAPFDGVIVTAGIPELEEAVALIEELTEVGISHVAFKPGTVAQIRAVLRIADEVPDYPVIVHIEGGKAGGHHSWEDLDDLLLSTYAELRNRANVVVCVGGGIGTPERATQYLTGEWAVPHGYSVMPLDGVLVGTAAMATLEATTAPEVKQLLVDTPGTPDWVGAGTASGGMASGRSQLGADIHEIDNAASRTGRLLDEVAGDADAVAGRRDEIIAALNATAKPYFGDVATMTYQDWLERYVELAVGLDHRKDFDCGSDIGDAIAEATRSIWLDITWRDRFAEMMRRTESRLHPADRGEIPTLFASDEDFENPVAALCTLKQQYPAMAQTLLHPADVPFFVALCKTPGKPVNFVPVVDGDVRRWWRSDSLWQAHDPRYSADQVCVIPGTVAVAGITRVDEPVGELLDRFEQDTAYSLVRAGVVPAAVDARRTADVTSGPIDAVLAAPDVQWAGRTAISPVHRLGDLTEWVVDGKGAVHPTSGATLVETTGPEPEHSYVELTVPLLAGNTVRIRITVPVSIYNGGAPVVTEADADEAMAALLAVAAGQALPEVKGKVAHVNLAWTPDLIADHAGVTGSGLPASLSTLGRTAPDVLVGACWPAVFAVLGAARTANGESVIEGMLDLVHLDHQIHLAADLPTETSVLAVRAEAGETLDTDLGRVVEVHVRITAMLDKPETGMSMPVLATLTERFAIRGRNGSGELTDPPRAAGTVSGTANDTPRRRRRDVTMVAPRAMHAFATVSGDHNPIHTTDSAAKLAGLGSPIVHGMWLSAAAQHAVSAVDPDSSVPARTLIAWTTRFLGMVRPGAEIDVRVERVAVDAGSEIIEVSCRAGGELVMTATGRTAAPKTVYAFPGQGIQRKGMGLDARSRSKAAKEIWERADKHTRAALGFSILAVVRDNPTYLKARGVEHRHPDGVLHLTQFTQVAMATLGVAQVAELREAGAFVEGAMLAGHSVGEYNALAAVAGVLPLEAVLEVVFQRGSAMHELVPRDAKGRSDYRMAAIRPSQIGLPDDEVIDFVNGIAERVGEFLEVVNLNLRGSQYAIAGTVAGLAALEEEIDRRRAEFGGRRAFILVPGIDVPFHSTVLRKGVPEFRQKLEQLLPADLQPETLIGRYIPNLVPKPFTLERAFVQEIADLVPSEPLAAVLADFDTWAARPTDLCRVVLVELLAWQFASPVRWIETQDLLFTDVAHGGLGVERFVEIGLGVTPTVANLASQTLKLPAFDAATVEVLNIEREAALVYSTDTDPAPVDEPVEESAATASAAPVAAAAPVAAPAPSSGGARPDDIPFTAADATRVLIALWTKLRLDQIGPVDTIEGLCDGVSSRRNQLLVDLGSELSLGAIDGAADADMGALSVTVGRLARTYKPFGSVLNDAIGDHLRKVFGPSGKRPAAIAERVKKVWELGDGWASHVTTEVSLGTREGTSVRGGDLGGLVSGALGDAASVDAAIDAAVQAVAARRGVAVSLPSAGGGGGATVDAAALGEFTEQITGRDGVLATAARVVLEQLGLSERVSAPEATDDSLVDLVSAELGSDWSRQVAPAFDARKAVLLDDRWATAREDLARLWLLDDVGSAEGPVTGFLGAGEAVAAQADWWRQRAKHEARSVLARTYERIAEAARSTEEPGLWSSDVAVITGASKGSIAAAVAGRLLSGGATVVVTTSSLNDQRLGFYRKLYRENARHGAALWVLPANMASYQDIDELIDWVGTEQVDNAGGAKIKIKDAMTPTLLLPFAAPRVAGDLADAGGRAELEMRVLLWSVERLIGGLSKLGADHDVDAKLHVVLPGSPNRGLFGGDGAYGESKAALDAVIGKWRAEKSWSARVTLVHALIGWVRGTGLMGHNDPMVAAVEKAGVHTWSTTEMADELLKWCTSRARQVTAVSPQQIDLTGGLARAKLDLPALAKQAAEQAEAETAEADAARTIAALPTPPTMTSALPVPEFDGVTAELADMVVIVGAGELGPYGSARTRFEMEVSDELSAAGVLELAWTTGLVTWENDPKPGWYDAESGDYVPEHEVAERYHDTVVARCGVRRYGDDGAMAAGDDGKVTAPLMTSVFLDQDLSFTVGGEAEARAFHASAPEHTVITPVADSGDWTVTRKAGTEIRVPRRAKLSRTVGGQIPTGWDPTIWGISPDMAASVDRVALWNIVCTVDAFISSGFSPAELMSWVHPSLVANTQGTGMGGMTSMRSLYIDNLLGESRPNDILQEALPNVALAHVVQSYVGSYGAMVHPVAACATAAVSVEEGVDKIRLGKAELVVAGGYDDLGIEGIVGFGDMSATADSAAMSAKGISDRYFSRANDRRRGGFVESQGGGTVLLARGDIAMELGLPVLGVVAFAQSFADGVHTSIPAPGLGALGAGRGGRESRFAAELRKLGVQPDDIAVISKHDTSTAANDPNESELHERLAAAIGRSDGAPLFVVSQKSLTGHAKGGAAAFQLIGLCQVLENGVVPPNRSLDCVDDKMREYPHLVWAREPLRFGDRFPLKAGLLTSLGFGHVSGLLAVVHPEAFVQAIEPGRRAEYQRRAQERQLAGRQRFSEAMCGGAPLYERPADRRLGGDGTPAKRARQLEADVLLSPEARLGQDGAYRANGFGCA